GAAGCTGAAGATGTCGAGATCATCAAAAATGCCCTCATGCTTCGTGAAGAAGAGCCGGATGTAACTGTTTGCGAGGAAATGAGCAAGCAACACGAACAAATCATGGCCCGCCATGCCGGCAGACTGCATGAAGCCCATGTATCAGTCGCAAAAATGGCAAATTCTGTGGATAAAGACTGCCTCTATGAATCCTTCTACAAGTTCTATTCCAAATTCGTCCACCCCACCGCCTGGCTAGTCAACACCGACTGGGAATCCAGCGCCGACGACTTCCGAGCCATCTTCCTCAAAAAAGCCCTGGTAGACGCCGCCGACGTCCTAGGCCAAATCGGCGAAGCCTTCAACCAAGACCGCTAAGGATTCGCAGGTCGAATGAGGTTTGCTTCTTCGATTAAGGAGTGTTTTTTGCAGAGGTATTGGAAGGTTTCCAGTGCGCTTAGGTGGCTTTCATCTAAGGCATAGTTCATGATTTCGCAGAGGTATTCCTGGCAGACGGGTTCGGGCCAGTTCAGACGAGTTGATTCGTGCTGAGCGATGATTTCCATTCTTGATTCGCCATACGCTCTTGCTTCCTGAAGGGCTTGGATGAGGGGGCGTGTTA
This is a stretch of genomic DNA from bacterium. It encodes these proteins:
- a CDS encoding DUF5677 domain-containing protein, whose translation is MDDNINSEDEYPLILGFDDIPGTLHWIREGLDTLVGRIDTKLAKTYNQRWFVLRNLAKRTSVEIERLEGWTDASPDLIAYPARNLFELNITTGYVLLSEQNCLQFTAEQEAEDVEIIKNALMLREEEPDVTVCEEMSKQHEQIMARHAGRLHEAHVSVAKMANSVDKDCLYESFYKFYSKFVHPTAWLVNTDWESSADDFRAIFLKKALVDAADVLGQIGEAFNQDR